The DNA region gtctcctcatcaacaccatctccagagccccgcagcAATggctctctcctcacttcttatagggcttcagacatcaaacatcatctgaatcaccagagcttaggctctggtgattggttcttgagcttggcccctcccctcaggaccctgggagactcacatccacatggattacattgacacctaatggggtttgggtctggagcttagcacctagtaaagctcactgagataaattgagtcactcaaagaaaacaaaggccattctggttacagcttCCTTTACATCTTCCTTGTAACTGTTCTCAAAAATTCAAAAGCTGTCACAAGAAAGAGGGACTAAGAGTGTTCTGCTTGGGTCCAGAGGGCATCAATGTGTGAAAGTTATTTCTAGCTCACTGTGAGGAAAAGCTCCTGAATGCGGCATATGTTACCTCAGGGGAGAGTGGATTTCCCCTCACTATGTATCTTCAAGCAATGGCTAAAAGGGCTCCTTATTAAGAATGTTGTTGAGGGGTCAGGATTATTTGGTGTAGCAACTATGctactagcagctactgtggctgtgtaagaccaacaacaccagcatacaggaagactgctagcacaggttctttgatctgcttttcactttaattaaacatacatatatcattcatgtagttcaggtggaaaagtcagcaccctgaacttcagagcaaatacaaacagaaattacagagaaaatataaatatggcaaataacacaaatcaacagacaggcttctagctgtctgaccaaagctatatatacatagctaccagagagagaagcaccaacatctgggttttcaaagctggtgggctcattaactgctacccagagtcttcacaccaacactcttccaatgagtgagcccaaGACAACATGCTAACCTtgaagtatatatacatttcttcagggtcagagtatTCCACACCTcttgaaggcttcacacctcttatgacctaattagcaaaagggtgtggtccttcctacaaacaagggcaagactcaatcaaaggcacttgattgccttggtgctgagaagcactccaaaagaaaaaacagtaaaaagtcccactttgcttgccttacAAATggcttctaaaatcccttccaattctgtgattctgatatTCTGAGTTGAGGAGAGAGTTGGTGGTGAGGAAGTAAAGACATTAGGATACagaaaattttttcaaaaagtttgGTATTAATGGGGAGTGGTGGAGGTAAGGGAAATAGGATGGTAAATGGACTGGGTAGAAAATtaaagggaaagatttttttagTACTAGGAGAAATCTGACTGTTTATagataaatggggagggggggatgcAGAAGAAAAGATTGAAAATACATATGAGACACTTATTTCAGAAATTAGCTGGCAGAGACAAGAAGGAATAGAATCAGTTGCATACAGTGATGAGTGTTAGAAAGAAGTAAGGATGCCTTTTCTATAACCAGAGGACAAGAGAGAATTGGGGATGACATTGGTAAGTTTTGAATAGTAGAAGGAATAGAATTGAGGAAGCCTCAAACTTCTCAGTGAAGAATGAGGGTAAATAATCTGAtttaaatgttgttgtttgtccttgttttcaaagaggtccaatgacatcacagggtgatatcttgactggTGTGTtaactggatttaagtaaggcagagttgcacaaagttgtcagcctcactctctcttccagagtcattgaagtccagtggcaagaaaaaaatcaggacaactggtgatgacctgggaaatggtggatgaccttggcatctttgatgtctgaccaggctctatgtgctccacaacacctgcttcagctgccttcatgtccattggaaagaaaattgttctcatctgcccatctGGCTGGGGGATATCTTCACATagttggggtagacatctccctaactcaccgaCGGGTTTGAGGCCTCTCCTATAGGGTGTTAAGGGAGGcctagcacctctgatgtgagggcttgacaaactcttttcagggctgctcagccatctttggtgtccaaccggtcacccaactctcacctgcggctccaagaagctgtagcatggacAGTAGCAACACCTCTgttaaaactgtcttggcagacgggctaaattaatatataatatagtaacaatatgtaatattatatgtaatatataaataatatagtaatcatatataacaatattatatgctatataaataatacagtaacaatatattatatataccatAGTAATAATATACTATATGATATCTAAATATTATACATACAACATATTATCTGCCATATACATTATTAcaattttatatataacataaataatgtACATTTGCTGATTATTTACCTATGTTGAAAATCAAATCCTTATTGGATAAAtttaatacaaagattttttttccctattcatcAGTTTCCCTTCTTATCCCTATGcacctttattttgtttgtgtagaAGCTTTTCAAAAagtgttaatcttttttttctttttcttaaagtgTTAATTCTTAATATGAATAATAGTTTTCTTTAAAGCACACAACTGCCAAGTTCATCAATCTGGCTATCTCTTAGCTATACGGTCCATCCCAGCTAGTCATTCACTCATCCAGATTCTGTGTTGTCCAAAAAGAACAAAGCCTACAGCAACACAGTTCAGGTTGACTCTAAGTCATATTATTGTATCAAAGCAATTGCCCCCAAAGGTGTGGGtgtggttggggggggggagcccTTCTGCTTTTCCAGAGGAGGCAGCAGAGAGCAACAGGCCTTATTGAAGTGTCACCTTTCTCCAACTCCAGGCTCTCCTATGGCTCTCTCTGAAGCTCTGACCAATTAGGGTTTCCTCAAGCTGAAGCTGAAGTTGATTTCTCCTGGCAGGTGTCTTCACTTCTCAGCTTCCTTgactgctgctggtggtggtccTGCCTTCCTTATTCCATGTGCAACTACTTAAAGGAGAGCCTTCTGCCGGTTAGTGACCCCCTTTTTACTTACAAAGGCAAAACTTCTCAAATTTCTGCTATCAAATGGAGAGTCCTTTTTCAATCATAACCCAGTCTCCAGCTGTTTACATGATTTCTCATGTTCTCAGTTTTACCctctttaatgaaaaaaaaatgaatatgcagATTAAGGGAGGTATTCATGTCTCAGTTCTGGAGTTCTCAATGAGGTCCCCAATCTCTTTTGTGCCCTTGAAACTGTTTCTTTATActcacatttctttatttttttaataaataaaagctctttccCTGCCTCTTTATAACATTTAAATGCGTCCACACAAGTGAGGCTTCGTTCCATATTGTTAACAAAGAAATCTGAGCACTCAAATCTATTCCACAGACTACTTTCTCTCCAAAACTGTGCAAAATCCCATCTGACAGTTGTGATTCTTTGTGCATATATTTTAGCAGtttatattaaaacaaagttctttttctaCCCAAAAACGTTCATCCATAACAGTGGCAATACCTTACATTCTTTGGCAATTAATACTCATCTCttcttttgccaaaaaaaaaaaaacaaacaaaccattttTCCTGCCATTTTCATATGAATAGAGCCTGAAAGAGATGGTATACCTGACAGAGAGATTAGGAATGCAAtagatgtttattaagtacctactatgtaccaagcactacactaagtactttacaaatattatctcatttaatcctcataacaaccttgtgaaacaGTATGAAGGTGGAGGATTGATCTGGAATCAGCAAACAATAGGTTGACCACTATAAAGTGGTAGGTGCAACAGCCTCCCAGAGAGATTTTCAAGGGATGTGTGGTCCTTAGAGGAAAACTAGGTTTTAGTTAAAGTAAAGAAACAGGAGTGTTTGGTGACCACATTAAGGATGTAGGTGAATCCACTGAGGACAGAGCAGGGTTTCCAAAAGACATGGGAGAATGGCCTTAGAGATGGGGAGATTGAAATGAAATGATGTGTGTCCTGAACAAACCTTAAAGGTATGTGAATGTCCTCTATGCTGTCCTTGATGATCTTAATTGCTCTATAGCACAGTCCATCATATTCTTGGGACAGACTGAACCAATTCTCTAGAGTCAGCTAATTTGGTGCTCTCTCCCCTGGGTAGGATGAGGGCAAAAACTTGAATTCTTCTCTTTTACTCTTACTGCCCCCATTCTCATTCTTCTCTGCCTAGGCCACTCACTCCCAGTTACCATACCTAGGGAAGCAGATATACTTGATTTGCCTTAATtattcaaaagagaaagagaggaggaaggagaaaattataTTGGCCCTTGCTGTATCTAAATGtctcctaatctctctcctgaactccaatcCCACATGATCAACTTTAGATGAGATAATTCCTCCTAGATATCCCCTAGCCCCTCAGATTCAACATGTTCAAAGTGAATTATCTTtcctaattctttaaaattttttaaaaagttatttattattaatagtgttttttaaattccaaatttaagttccaaattctctccctctctcccacccctcccccaccaactcAGAAACAagtaatatatcaattatacatgtaaaatgatgtaaaacatttccatattagccacattgcaaaaaaaaataaaattaaaagcaagaaacataaagaaagtgaaaaaatatgctttaatcagCTCTCAGAGCTCGTCAGTTTTCTCTATGGAGgcaaatatcatttttcatcacaggtccttaagaattgtcttagatcattgtcttgatcagagcagTTAAGACTGTCATACCTGATCAGTATTAcagtattgcttttactgtgtaaaatgttgtccttgttctgctgacttcactttgcatgggtcttcccaggttttactgaaagcatcctgcttctcatttcttatagtacaatagtattccatcacaatcatataccacaacttgtttagccattcaccaattgatgggcatccactccattttcaattctttgccactacaaaaagagctgctataaatatttttgtacaaataggtctttttcccctttctttgatttctttgggataatgctattgctggatcaaagggtgtgcacagttttatagaatttagttccaaattgttttacagaatggttggatcagttcacaactctaccaactgTGCATTggtatacctattttcccaaatgccctctagaatttataattttccttttctgttatgtgaGTCAacctgatagatgtgaggtacctcagagttgttttaatttacctttctctaataaataatgattgactattttttttcagtgactatttactagctttgatttcttctttagaaaactgcctgttcagttttcagaggaagaaattaaagctatctacaggcatatggaaaaatgctctggatcgctgctgattagagaaatgcaaatcaaaacaactcttagataccacatctctcctgtcagattggctaaaataacaaatcaggagaatgataaatgctggaaaggatgtggggaaattggaacattgttgcattgctggtggagttgtgagctgatccagccattttggagggcggtttggaactatgcccaaagggctatagaaatgttcataccctttgacccagcaattccacttctagggttgtaccccaaagaaatcacgcaagcaggaaaaggacccatatgtacaagaatatttatagcggctctctttgtggtagccaagaattagaaatcaaagggatgcccatcaattggggaatggctgaacaaactgtggtacatgaaggtaatggaatactattgtgccataagaaatggggatgatgcagacttcataacctggaaaaacgtacacgacataatgctgagtgagcggagcagagccaggagaacgttgtgcacagccacagatatatggattccgtgaggaccaaccctgacaaactgcgcttttctcagcaacctaaggggcaaggacaactccaggggactcacgatggagaatgctatcttcatccagacaaagaactgcgaagtttgaatacagactgaggcacactacatgctcgccttttctgcttctcttttgtttttgttttggggggttttttttttgtttttttttttttttggttctgtttcttctttctcatgattcattccattggtcaaaattcttctccacgacttgactagtgcataaattaattcaatgtgaagttatacatgacagttatatgagacttcatgccgtcttggggagggagggggaagggaggggagaaaatctggaactcaaaactatgtagaaccgtgcgtggtaaactaaaaataaataaagaaatttattaaaaaaaaaactgcttgttcatatcctttgaccatttatcaattgtgaaatggctctttttttttaaataaatgtgtcTTAGTTccctatttatttgagaaatgaggcctttgttagagaaaattgctataaaattccccccctcccccagcttcctgctttccttttaattttggctacattagttttgtttgtgcaaaacttttcaatttcatgtatcTTTCCCCCTATTCTTGCTACTATTCTcaactttccttttcctgttgaTGGTACAATTAATCTTATCACTTAGTTTTGAAACCTTAGAGTTATAGCTTGGCTTTCTGTCTCCTTTACCTGCCATATGCAGTAAGCTGCCATATGCTATCAATTtgaccttcataacatctcttgcatttgTCCCCAATTCTGTACTTACACTGGCAATGCCCTAGAAACAACTTTCattagtaggcactacataaatgttagctattactgttaCTATTCATCACTTGTGActtgtactattttttttaattaatgccttttgttttatgctacattcattttcaaattcttcttccatttcctaCCCAGGGAGCCTTTCttcataataaataatttttttcaaaagttatCCCCAAATGACAATATATGCAGCATTCCACACTAAtagtcccccacttctgcaaTAAAGGGAAAGAGGTATATTTTCTCAGCTTCTCTCTAGGGCCAACCATTGCCACCAGTGGCTATGGTGCCaaaatggccagagatggccaaatgccgcagggagtgaaaagaaaacacggGCCAGGCAgtagagtaaagaacagctccgttTATcgaactgagggacagggcttatatacctttttaggGAAGCAAATCAACACGTCCACATGCAAAAACATTTgcattgcatgacttcctcctgctttgttcttttttgccataaacaatattgtgttaatagcccacaggcgGTGTTTAGCATGTGTGTGCCACGGGGGTATTGGAGAGAGCACACGTATACCGAGGAGGCTTGGAGAGCCTTCATCCCAAACAGCATGTACATGCCGAGGCAGGGTATGGAGAGCCCACGTGCAgtgttatcagcccaagggcaagaatgggccccagggaaaacctggcctgtatctatatcccagaatggactctctcagagctggccctctacaaacCATGGCCATTATAATTACCCAGCATTCAGCTTTGTTTTGACTGTTCGTTCTGTTAACATCGTTGTAGACACTGTGCTTGTCGTTTTTCTCCTTAGTTTTACATACTTTGTcctttattagtttatttatcaattcatgtttctctgaattcttcatatatgTCATTTCTTAGTGTCAAATACTGTGTGTCTCCTATGGTAAGAGAATAAGTGAATTTCCCAGTATTCTGTCTACTGCTTCTCCTTCCCATCAATGCTTGATAGTTGGGTGGCATAAGGTGGTTTGGGTGGGATGGAGGGGAGATTAAAGTTTGTGGTTGTGTGAATGGGTTAATGAAAGTGGAAGCCGACCCCTATTGATCCTTTCGATTTACcatgtttttattaatttgattaaaCATTTATTCTACCTATACATAGAAACTTGAGTAATTAGGAAACAGTAACAAAGTTTCAATCTCTTGACTCGATTGGATAATCCACACCAGACCTGCCCAACTAGGCAGTAGGTAGGggtcaaaattaaaataggctaaacttcttcaggccgCAGATAGACTAGTcattagagacagactgatggCGGTTGGTTGCTGCCAGTCATGTAACAAACAGGAGACAGTGCACAGTGACAACCCACCCCCAAGTTGTATGACAGTCACAATAAAGACCAGTGGAAGGCAGGTTAAGTGGGGGTACGGACAaaacatttttactttcttttacatcctctacactTTTCGAGGgttgcctgaaatcctttggcgggCCTTCTGTTGTGTAGGCCTGATCCACACCAATctcaaaggaaggaaaagcaaCCGTATTCGTATAGGTGCCCAGGAGAGAATGGCGGATAACTGAGTACCTGAAAGGTATGCAGAAAGGTGTCTGCTTCTGGGGTGGGGTGGTATGTATGACAGCAGTCCTGACTGCTAAATATGACCGGACACATCACAATACCCACTATCCGTTACACTGCTGCCAAAATAACCTTCTCACCTGAGAGGTCTGACCGTAGCACTCCCTTGCCCAAAAAATTCTCCAACGGCTCTCTTGCCTCTAatagaatccaatgagataataatcgtaaagcacttagtacagcgcCTAGCACACcataagcactacataaatgttagttagaagtagtagtagtagtaacagcagctatgtgcactatgtgccaggtactgtgctaagtgcttttacaaatgtcatctcatttgagcctcacaatgaccctgaaaGGCAGGTGCTATCTCCATTTCgtttttgctgttattgtttggTCTCATCCAACTTTTTGtgcccccatttgaggttttcttagcagaggtaCTAGAATGGTTCATCgcttcctcttccagctcattttacatgtgaggaaactgaggtaaatgggcttaaatgacttgcccagggtcacacagccagtgtctgtggtcagatttcaactcaagaagatgagtcttcctgactccaggcccagtactctatctgcggtgctacctagctgcctcatccaCCTCactcaggaaaagctgagttaaaatccaacttcagacacttactagttgtgtgatcctgggaaagtcacttcacttcagtttcctcatctcaaaatagggatgataatagcacctatttcctagggttgttgtgtggatcaaatgaaataatttttataaaaagtgCTTAGGCAAACACACTTTTCCTCAACAAACTTCCTTTATCTCAAAAGGTTgttgttagaatcaaatgagataatattcgtaaaaaccacttagcacagtgtttggcacatagaagatgctctctatataaatgcttattcccctgcCCCACTCAACCCCAAGTCaacctattaaaatataagctttcGGGGCTAGGactgtgtaattttttttggtttttgttatcTCTAGAGCCTTGTACATGATTGACATTTAATATATGTTGGCTTGAACTGCAGGGCACATAGATACATCTGTGGCAAAGAAGCATGAAAGacatgatgcaaaatgaaattcaATTACGCCATACAAACACTAAACCTATGATACTCCTGCACATTGCCCTTGCTGAGTTTACTAACATGACACAAACAACTAACTATACATTAAACTTTTCTTTTCATCAGCAAAAGTAAATACCTAATTAGCATAGTCATTCCCATCCTCTTTATTTTTGCCTTACCATAGTCTGGTTTCTTAACAATGTGTTTTGAAAACCGTGCAGACTGGATTCCCAGTCAAAATTACTCGTGTTACATTAGGATTCAGCCCTTTGGCCTCTGTTATATTGTTGTTGGAGAGATCCAGTAGTTCTAATTCATACATTTTGTCTGTGAAGGTTCTGGGCAGGTTTTCTATACCATTGCAACACAACGTTAACTCTGTCAGTCTTTGAAGACCTGAAAAAACGGGTAGGGTGTGAAACTGGTTTCTGTCCAAATACAGAAATGCCAGCTGAGTgttatttacaaatatatctccTGGAAGAGTATTTATGTTATTTCCAGAAAGATTAAGAAATTCCAGCTGCTTTAACACTGAGAAGAAATTCAAGGAAAGGTCAGACACTAAATTATTTGACAGGTCAAGCCTCCTTAAGCTAGAATTGCCAATGAATGAAAGGGGAGGAATATTTTTAATGCTGTTCCCAGAAATTGAGAAATGCTCTAAGGTGGGGAGAATAGTAAATGCAGAAAATGGAATCGTCTTAAAATGATTATTGTCAAGGAGCAAGTCATTAAGGTTTGTCAAGTTTTCAAACAAATTCTCTGGTAAACTGCTTATTTCATTATTGGAAATATCAAGAATCTTCAGGTTAGGTATGGGATCAAAAACTCCTTCAGGAACTGAGTCAAGATGATTACCAGGCACCATTAAGGTATTTAAGTGAGAAAGGCCCATAAACGTATTTACTGACAACTGTAGCCTGTTTTGAGAGAGGTCCAAATAAGTAAGTCTTTCCAGAGAGGCAAAAATCTTTCCATTAAGCATGCTCAGTCTGTTTTCAGCCAAGTTTAGCCAAAGAAGTTGTTTTGTGTTTTGAAACAAGGCAGGTGGTAGCTCTGTCAAATCATTGCCGGCAAGATCCAAGGAATGGATGCTTTTGCTGATATCATTGAAGGTATCATTCTGCAGGGAGAGTTTGTTGTAGGATAAGCCAAGAAAAGTTAGATGGACAAAGGGCTGAAGGACTCCAGGTGGAACTTGAGTTAAGTGATTCTCATTCAGAAAGAGCGTCTCTGTTTCTTGAGCTATTCCCTGGGGAATGTCAGAGAGGTTGGCAGAGCGGCAATCTGTTAGCAAAAGACTGCAGAGGCAGTTCTGGGGGCAGCTAAACTGGGCGACAGCATTTCCAAAGAGCAGCAAAAACAATCCCCAGATCATCTTTACAACCTGTGCTgtttggaaagagaaaggaaaacaaatcaattTGTTGTTACTCTCTCCGGATAATTGTAGCCAAAATAGATTCTCCCCAGTAGACCATAAGCCGCATTAGAATTGGGACtgtattctgttttgtttttaagcacCTCATACCtcccttgcacatagcaggtgtttctTGCGTTGGATTGAATTGGAGTGAGAATAGGGAATTGGTAAAATtgaggcctgggttctagtcttggttttgcctcaagtcacttaatttctttgggcctccatttcctcatctgttaaatgaactgaTGGTCTACGTGAtcttgtcaagatattaggagacacccagAGCTAAGGTCCAGCAAGCAAATTGTACCCTGagtttggcataacaa from Trichosurus vulpecula isolate mTriVul1 chromosome 1, mTriVul1.pri, whole genome shotgun sequence includes:
- the LOC118833816 gene encoding leucine-rich repeat-containing protein 15-like, which codes for MIWGLFLLLFGNAVAQFSCPQNCLCSLLLTDCRSANLSDIPQGIAQETETLFLNENHLTQVPPGVLQPFVHLTFLGLSYNKLSLQNDTFNDISKSIHSLDLAGNDLTELPPALFQNTKQLLWLNLAENRLSMLNGKIFASLERLTYLDLSQNRLQLSVNTFMGLSHLNTLMVPGNHLDSVPEGVFDPIPNLKILDISNNEISSLPENLFENLTNLNDLLLDNNHFKTIPFSAFTILPTLEHFSISGNSIKNIPPLSFIGNSSLRRLDLSNNLVSDLSLNFFSVLKQLEFLNLSGNNINTLPGDIFVNNTQLAFLYLDRNQFHTLPVFSGLQRLTELTLCCNGIENLPRTFTDKMYELELLDLSNNNITEAKGLNPNVTRVILTGNPVCTVFKTHC